Part of the Henckelia pumila isolate YLH828 chromosome 2, ASM3356847v2, whole genome shotgun sequence genome is shown below.
tgagtGACCCAAATAAGAGATTCATCCCATAAAATTAACCCGTAAAACTGTCTCGCCAGAATTTTCGTATATTCCAGTTTGCTTTGTTAGACATCTAGTCTAATaccatttatttttataaaaaatgtaatacgataaaataaaataaaaactcgaATATAATAGATTGTGGAAAATAAtactttattatatattataaaaaaattaatatatttaaagtTACATAAAAACTTATATAAAATCGTAGCAATAATTTTGTGAAAATGATCCATAACAGACTTGACTTATGAAATTATTTTATGCCAAACTTATTAGCGCGCATTGGGTCAAGAGACTTACTCCgttatattttaaaaagattACATAAACTTCTAACGAAACAGTCTCACAAGCCAATTTGTGAGACAAAACATCTATTCACTCCgacttataaaaaatatatatataaaattaatttattatattttttatgataAATATGATGGAGTTCATTGTCTCACATATATCAGCAAAGTAATTTTTAATGGTAACAAATGCATATCTTTaagtaattaaaattaaaataaaatttggcaCTCACTCTCACAGTCTCGCCATTTCACTAACCAGACAGATCACACGATCTCTACATATTTTGATCAATCCATCAAGAATTATTAGATTTTTCACTGCGTTGAATCTTCAAACAATTCTtgtaaaagaaaataattcaCACAAATTTGTCTTTGTCGATCTCTTCTTCAACCCCCGTGGCAAATGATTCTCTGATCCACACACTACAGCTTTTCCCCAGCTCACCACAGGGAGACCccttttgtttttaattattatcaGGGGTTTTTCTCTCAAGAAaagaataataatatattattaaaaaaaaaagaaagaagaaaactcAACACAACTACCCCAAGAATTTCTTTACAATATAACCCACATTTCTTTTGGCCAAATGTATTGatattttgttttctttagTGTATGTTGACGTTTCATTTTCACTCTGATTGTTTTAATCGGAGGGGGCTTTgatcttttcctttttttgcTCTTTAATTGATGTCTGAAAATGGGCTTTCGTTGATATTGCGTAATTGTGGCGGTCTCTTTTGTTTTCGATTGTGAAAGAGGTGCTGTTACAGTGTGTGTTGTGTGTTTGAGGGGAGAGCAGAGGAGTGCTTTTCCTCTGgcattttttctttttcttggttGGGATGGCTACAGGAAGGCTTGTGGCTGGTTCACACAACAGGAATGAATTTGTACTTATCAATGCTGATGAAATTGGAAGGGTGAGTGCCTGAGAATTGTGTATTCGTGTTGGTATTTTGGTGAACTTTGGCTCTTTTTCAAGTGTTGTGATCAAATTTCTGTTTCTTGGATATGCACTTTGGTCCACTTCAGTTAATGTGTTTTTGAGTGGTGAACGAAAGTTCTGTTTTGGCCTTGATATCTCTTGCGTTCTTGCCATTTTGGTGTGTGGAAGCTCAGATCTTCctaatttcttgaaaattttgcaGTCAttccacttatttttttttccaaaaagatTACCATTACCATTATTTTCGTTAATCTTGATACAGTTTCTGCAGTATCTAAATGACTTGCTTTCTTTACTTAGTTTTCTTTTtgtctttttcttttttgcTCATGTTCAACTTTTCATGATTTTAGACCTCTTTCATCTCCCATTATTGTGCTTCAAACGGAGTTTAATTATCTGTAAATCTTGAAGTTTCTTGATATGAGGACTTAATTTTTCCAACTTCAGGTGACTTCCGTCAAAGAATTGACCGGGCAGAAATGTCAAATTTGTGGAGATGAGATTGAATTTAGTATAGATGGAGAACCTTTTGTTGCCTGCAATGAATGTGCTTTCCCTGTTTGTAGACCTTGTTATGAATACGAAAGAAGGGAAGGTAACCAAGCTTGCCCTCAGTGCAGAACCAGATACAAGCGCATAAAAGGTAATTAATTCTTGTTATTTACTAGTTTTTCTTCGGTTACTCTCAAACATTACTGCTTTTTAGAATTCAGTTGACCAGGAGAGGTAATTTAATGCATAGGTGAAACTGGTTTTCAGAGGGGGTGATCTCTGTCTTATTTCAGTTAGATCTAATGTTTGTCGCTTGTTACAATCCAAATCTTATAAAAAATACATCTATGGCGAGGAAATAATTGCTCCCAACTAGTCTCTTTGGTTGCTTTTGGCTATAGTTTAATTCGTAAGCCACTTCAAATTTTCAGGGAGTCCAAGGGTTGACggagatgaagatgaagatgaatttgatgatttggagAATGAATTTGAAAGGAAAGATCCTTTGCATTTTTCGGGATCTGGAATATATGGTCGCAATAATATCGGCAGGAGTGCTTCCAGAATCACCGATTCTTCAGACACTCACCCTTCTCATGTTAACTCTGAAATCCCTCTACTTACTTATGGTCAAGAGGTAGATTCAAGCCTCAACAGCTTttcttgataattttttttcttgatttttgcTTGTGTTTGTTAATGTTGTTTCGATTTACTTATGGTCAAGAGGTAGATTCAAGCCTCAACAGCTTTTCATGATAATTTGTTCTCTTGATTTTTGCTTGTGTTTGTTAATGTTATTTCGATTTGCAAATCTTTCTGAAATCTTGAGTCTTGATGTAGGATGATACCATTTCGGCTGATAAACATGCTCTAATTATCCCTTCCTTTATGAGTCATGAAAGACGAGTTCATCCGATGCCATTTACCGATTCTTCCATGTCCTGTAAGTTCTTTAAATTCGACAGTGTGATTGTTTGCAGTTATTTTTCTGAGTTAGATCTTAGAAGTGTTATTCCCCGATGGACATTGCAGTGCCGCCGCGACCTATGGATCCTAATAAAGACTTAGCTGTATATGGCTATGGTACTATTGCTTGGAAGGAAAGAATGGAGGAGTGGAAGAAAAAGCAAAATGATAGACTTCAAATGGTCGAGCATCAAGGAGATGATCCTGATTTACCCAAGTAGGTCCATTGTTTCAGTTCCTTTTCTTCATACTTTGTGATTAGTAATGCCACTTATGGCAACTTAGTGGTTTTGGTGTTTCAGCTAACTCTTTTTCGTCTTTAGAAAATTACGTAGAATTTTAGTAATTTTGACTTGTAACTTTTGTAtctattcttttgtttgttggaATTTATGGTTAAAAAGTGTGTAGCATTAATTACAAGGCTTTAATGCGTAAcatatttgtttttcttttctttggaGAGTTATTTAATTTGCTCAACAGTTGACCAAATGCTGAACTTGTAGTTTTGTTCTCAGTTGAGAATTAGAGAACTTAACTGTATAGTCGGATTTTAAGTAATCAAActctaaaatttattttgtttctaaATGTTATATGTATGTTTCTATGTGTAAACTTTTTGCAATTCAAGTATGCAAAACTAACTTTATATACTTTTATTTAATCATGTCGTTCTTTTAGTGGTATCGTACCAATTCCCCCGTCTCTATTTGTAGGATGGATGAAGGGAGGCAACCACTTTCTAGGAAGTTACCAATTTCTTCAAGCAAGATAAGCCCTTACAGAATAGTCATTGTGCTTCGAATGGCAATTCTAGGGTTGTTCTTTCACTACAGAATTCTCCATCCTGTTAATGATGCATATGGATTATGGCTGACATCAGTCATATGTGAAATATGGTTCGCGGTGTCATGGATATTCGATCAGTTTCCGAAATGGTTCCCTATTGAACGGGAAACTTATCTCGACAGACTATCTCTAAGGTATATTTGATCACCATATTTATCCTTTCGTTGTTTTATGATATTTCTCATTCATCCCTCTTATCTTGGGTCAAtgattgaatttcttgtaagGTTTCTGCTTCATTTTCTATTtaaaaaggtaaaaaaaaatcttttcacTATTACATCCAAATATTAATCCCCTTCCTTGTTAATGAAGTCCTTGTAAATAAAGTGATCTTTTGAGCTATGTGCTTAAATCGATCTATATTTATATTTCATGCCTCTTATGATCTCAAGTTGGTATGAATTAAATTCTGTGTAAGGTATGAGAAAGAAGGAAAGCCCTCCGAGCTATCTTCTGTTGACATATTTGTGAGCACGGTGGATCCCTCAAAAGAGCCTCCACTAATTACTGCAAACACTGTTCTTTCCATTCTTGCCGTGGATTATCCGATCGACAAGGTTACGTGCTACGTCTCAGATGATGGTGCCGCAATGCTCACTTTTGAAGCTCTTTCTGAAACATCTGAGTTTGCCAGAAAATGGGTCCCATTCTGCAAGAAATTTAACATTGAACCTCGGGCCCCTGAATGGTACTTTGCTCAAAAAATTGACTATTTGAGAGACAAGGTTGAACCAACATTCGTGAGGGAACGTCGTGCAATGAAGGTGTTGTACTTTATCCTTCTAGTTTTTTTGCAAatcttcaatttccatcaaaCACGACCTTATTTGTTTCTAGTTACTCAAACACCAGCATAATCTAGTTGTTCTTTGAATATGTTCTATTTGGGGTTAAACCGAGTCGATCACTGAAATAGTCTGCTGCAACTGTTCTCTTGCAGAGAGAGTACGAAGAGTTTAAAGTTCGATTAAATGGATTGGTTGCAATGGCGCAGAAAGTTCCCGAGGATGGTTGGACGATGCAGGATGGAACTCCCTGGCCAGGAAATCATGTCAGGGATCATCCTGGAATGATCCAGGTATTGTGAACGTGCTCTTCATTTGTACCATGATTAGCATAACAGTGcagataaaataaattatttggtaAGCAACATTTTCTTTAATAGGTGTTCTTGGGTCAAAATGGCGTTCGGGATATTGAAGGGAATGAGTTGCCTCGTCTTGTATACGTTTCTCGTGAGAAAAGGCCGGGATTTGATCACCACAAAAAAGCCGGTGCCATGAATGCTTTGGTAACTCTCATTCTTTTTAATACAAGTTGTTAAATGTAATTAGCTATCGAATTTATTAATTTTCGTTGTTCTTAACTTTTTGTAATTTTAGATACGGGTGTCTGCTGTCATATCAAATGCACCGTACCTACTTAACGTGGATTGCGATCACTATATAAATAATAGCAAGGCTCTTAGAGAAGCTATGTGTTTTATGATGGATCCTCAAGACGGAAAGAAAATATGCTACGTCCAATTTCCTCAAAGATTCGATGGAATTGATCGGCATGATAGATATTCGAATCGCAACGTTGTCTTTTTTGATGTATGTATAATCCTCTTTGGTGTTCATATTATAAGTTATGTATTCATATGAGACTAATGGCATCCTAATTTCCAATAGATAAATATGAAAGGGCTCGATGGGATCCAAGGTCCAATTTACGTTGGAACTGGATGTGTCTTTCGAAGGAAAGCCCTTTATGGATATGATGCCCCTAAGAAGGCAAAACCCCCTGGAAAAACATGCAATTGTTGGCCGAACTGGTGTTGCTGCTGTTGTGGATCAAGAAAGAAGAATAAGAAAGGGAAATCAAAGGATAACAAGAAAAATACGAAGAGCAGGGAAGGTTCGTCCCAGATTCACGCTCTTGAAAATATCGAGGAAGGAGTCAAAGGTGTGTAACGAAATACGAAAGCAAAGTATTCATATATGTGAAAACATATCTTTGAATCTGAAAGTGTGAGTTTTGTTCTTCTTGTAATTGGGTTCTTGTTTTTGGCAGGAATTGATGGTGAAAAATCAACCCTCATGCCCCAGGTAAAGCTAGAGAAAAAATTTGGACAGTCACCGGTTTTCATAGCTTCGACACATCTAGAAGAAGGTGGCATCCCCTCGGGGGCAACATCTGCGTCACTCCTGAAAGAAGCTATACATGTCATTAGTTGTGGCTATGAAGATAAAACAGAATGGGGAAGAGAGGTATGCATCCAGATCTTGGTTAAAGTTCTTTTATTACTCCCAAGGGCTCACATATACAAAATTTTGCATAATGATTTCCTGCTAACAACTATTCATATTCATCTTCGTGTTACAAAGAGGATTAGTCGTAATGGATGAAAAGatcaatttcttttttttttatttataattatttacaaTCCCCTCCTACAATCTGACAATAGATAGGGttttatatcatcaaaacaCTTTCTTGATGTTTATATTAATTCTCACCATTATGTACCATCAGGTTGGATGGATTTACGGTTCAGTTACCGAAGATATCTTAACTGGTTTTAAGATGCACTGTCATGGGTGGAGATCTGTGTACTGCATACCCAAAAGACCTGCATTCAAAGGGTCGGCTCCAATCAATCTTTCGGATCGTTTGCACCAAGTTCTTCGATGGGCTTTGGGATCagttgaaatttttttcagCAGACACTGCCCTATTTGGTATGGATATGGGTGTGGTCTAAAACCGCTCGAGAGATTTTCATACATAAACTCAGTCGTCTATCCATTGACATCCATTCCATTGATTGCTTATTGTACCTTACCAGCAGTTTGCCTCCTTACTGGAAAATTCATTGTCCCTGAGGTAAGACCCTATCAAGAGTCAAGCTCGGTTTCATAATGCATACTGCTATGAACATTTTGGTTGTTTTTAGTTCCAACTTCATGACTGTTCCTAATGTAGTAACCTGTGATTAGGGGGGCAATCAAGATTTTGGTTGAAATGATAATCAGAATATTTTTCAGGGCAAgaaccttttttttttccaaaaaactaatcatgtgattttttttcactatttttttattgaacCGATATTTTAAGATCTTTGCCTTTGATAGGACTAAAACTATGCATCAACTTGATATCTTTTGGTTATACATGAATACCACACAAAATTCATTATTCTTGTTTAGGCAATGGAGGATCGGAGTATACATGATTATACCAAAAATTTTAACCAGCGATATAGTGATGAATGctgtatatattattattggTATTATGTTAGGTCATATACTCAAAGCAAATGAATTGTAAGTTAGAGCAAATGTTAAGGGGCAACAATTTCTCATTGTCTGCTGTTATTATTGTGCGGACAGCAATCAAAGCatggtgtttgtgttgtaagTAGCTTTGTTACCATGAACGATACAACAGCGGGAAATCATTACTACACTTGGAAAATGGAGAGTTCCTTACATAGAATTTCTTGCTTGCGATACATGGCATTTTAGCTAAACATATTTCTTGCTTCATCAACAGATCAGCAACTATGCCAGCATAATTTTCATGGCCCTCTTTTTATCAATTGCTGTAACCAGTGTCCTAGAAATGCAATGGGGGCGTGTAGCAATCGATGACCTGTGGAGAAACGAGCAGTTTTGGGTAATTGGTGGCGTCTCATCCCATTTCTTTGCTCTAATCCAAGGGCTTCTCAAGGTCTTGGCCGGTGTAAACACTAACTTCACCGTCACATCCAAAGCAGCCGATGATGGAGAGTTTTCCGAGCTTTACCTCTTCAAATGGACATCTTTGTTGATACCTCCTCTGACACTAATGATCATCAACATTATCGGGGTCATAGTTGGGATTTCAGATGCCATTAGCAATGGGTACGAGTCATGGGGCCCACTATTCGGAAGACTTTTCTTCGCCATTTGGGTGATTCTCCATTTATACCCTTTCCTCAAAGGGTTTATGGGTAAGCAGGACAGGGTCCCCACTATTATTGTGGTATGGTCTATTCTTCTTGCTTCTATATTCTCGTTATTGTGGGTACGAATCAACCCGTTCTTGTCGAGAGATGGGATCATTTTAGAAGTTTGCGGGTTGAACTGTGACTAAAGTACATGGAAACATCTGGTTGTTCCGAGACATTGACCGTCGAAAAGTTGCTTGGAAACTCTTGCAACGGATCGAGTTTGGTGTAAATTCGTCCATATATAGTGGAAAAGAAAAAAACGTTTGAAGAAGTACCCTGGGAGGATGATTTGTTGTGTAGATAAAAAAGGGCTCCTAAGCACACAATTTATATTGCTTTTCAATGATTCTTTGGATAAGTTATGTTCTTTATTCAACCCTAAAGAAAATAAAGTTATTCATAAATTTTGTACCTCAATGTTCTTCTTGCgataatttattatttgaaaatttgtgaTATGAATTCTGGTTTTTTTGTAGTCAATATTTTGGATGTATACGCAATTGTAAGAAAACAAGGCCATTCATTGTTTTTTGAGTTCGAATGATAAAAAGCTTATTTCATTTATTAGATTGCAATATTAATTTAGTGCTCCGTCAGGCTCTCATCCTTAGCAGAAAATTCGTTGTTGCCTCCTGTAGAGAGTCTGGGCTGCGTCTCTGTCGAAGTCTCCATGTGGCCTCGGATCAGTGGGCAAGAGTCTAGGCCACGTCTCTGTCGAAGTCTCCGTGTGGCCTCGGATCAGTGGGTAGAGTCTAGGCCGCGACTCTGTTGAAGTTGCAGTGTGGCCTCGGATCAGTGGGTAGAGTCTAGGCCGCGAGATAGAGTCTAGGCCGCGACTCTGTTGAAGTTGCAGTGTGGCCTCGGACCAGCTACTGATCATCTCCTCTTTCTAAATTTCGGTCCTTTAAACTCTTCTCTGATCGCCTCTTCCTAACTTTCGG
Proteins encoded:
- the LOC140881331 gene encoding cellulose synthase A catalytic subunit 6 [UDP-forming]-like, producing the protein MATGRLVAGSHNRNEFVLINADEIGRVTSVKELTGQKCQICGDEIEFSIDGEPFVACNECAFPVCRPCYEYERREGNQACPQCRTRYKRIKGSPRVDGDEDEDEFDDLENEFERKDPLHFSGSGIYGRNNIGRSASRITDSSDTHPSHVNSEIPLLTYGQEDDTISADKHALIIPSFMSHERRVHPMPFTDSSMSLPPRPMDPNKDLAVYGYGTIAWKERMEEWKKKQNDRLQMVEHQGDDPDLPKMDEGRQPLSRKLPISSSKISPYRIVIVLRMAILGLFFHYRILHPVNDAYGLWLTSVICEIWFAVSWIFDQFPKWFPIERETYLDRLSLRYEKEGKPSELSSVDIFVSTVDPSKEPPLITANTVLSILAVDYPIDKVTCYVSDDGAAMLTFEALSETSEFARKWVPFCKKFNIEPRAPEWYFAQKIDYLRDKVEPTFVRERRAMKREYEEFKVRLNGLVAMAQKVPEDGWTMQDGTPWPGNHVRDHPGMIQVFLGQNGVRDIEGNELPRLVYVSREKRPGFDHHKKAGAMNALIRVSAVISNAPYLLNVDCDHYINNSKALREAMCFMMDPQDGKKICYVQFPQRFDGIDRHDRYSNRNVVFFDINMKGLDGIQGPIYVGTGCVFRRKALYGYDAPKKAKPPGKTCNCWPNWCCCCCGSRKKNKKGKSKDNKKNTKSREGSSQIHALENIEEGVKGIDGEKSTLMPQVKLEKKFGQSPVFIASTHLEEGGIPSGATSASLLKEAIHVISCGYEDKTEWGREVGWIYGSVTEDILTGFKMHCHGWRSVYCIPKRPAFKGSAPINLSDRLHQVLRWALGSVEIFFSRHCPIWYGYGCGLKPLERFSYINSVVYPLTSIPLIAYCTLPAVCLLTGKFIVPEISNYASIIFMALFLSIAVTSVLEMQWGRVAIDDLWRNEQFWVIGGVSSHFFALIQGLLKVLAGVNTNFTVTSKAADDGEFSELYLFKWTSLLIPPLTLMIINIIGVIVGISDAISNGYESWGPLFGRLFFAIWVILHLYPFLKGFMGKQDRVPTIIVVWSILLASIFSLLWVRINPFLSRDGIILEVCGLNCD